Within the Enoplosus armatus isolate fEnoArm2 chromosome 9, fEnoArm2.hap1, whole genome shotgun sequence genome, the region ttaaacaaaagaTAACACGTGTTAATTAGCGAGTTGATTAGCTTTAGAGCTGTTGATCGGTGGATTTTGttccctttggacagagccaggctagctgtctccagtctttgtgctaagctaagctaaccacctggcggtagcttcatatttacctaCACAATATCGGACTCTTCCTTCAAAGTGCCTGCAGACCTTAGGTAGatacatttcattaaaagtgtgtttttgacGTCAGAACCATTCATGTCAGAAATGATCGTGCAGCATTTAACAGAACAGGCTCTGGGGTGTTCTCCATACAAATCTGAGTAGCATGCAAAGACTACAGAAATGCCACCAACTATTTTCGACTCTTGGCATCTGAGAGAATaaggaacagagagacagaccaacgcatggatggatggatggatgaaggcagcaacagaggagaggagaaagaatgcAGAATGCGTCTTTGTCTTTAATGGCGGCTCTGGgatttgagaaaatgtgtgctgAGAGACGATGGCTCTCGGGAGAGCGGGAAGGGGCTGGGGATTTATTAAGGCTTCGGCCACGAAGCCACGAGGCCCCGTAGGGACGGCGGTAAcagacagcctgtgtgtgtacacaaacacacatatatatgcacacaggTCCAACAGCTGTGTTTGGACAGAGCACCCTTGTCTGTGACCTTCTTTGCAGAGGTCTTCTCTGGCTCTTTTTGACTAAAAGAATCGCTTCATAccttctcctctgcttcctcacTGTTGGAGGTATGTATGACATCCACCTACTTCCTATtagctgcagattcagatttCATCAAGTCTCGGATGAAGCCAGATTGTGTTGCCTGAAGGAGCCGGGTCCTGCAGACATAACACCAAACGTCTGAGTGATTCACCACATGGGAAAGTGTGTCGTCTCGTGTCTCACACTCTATATCATACTatcaaacattaataataatgttattctCAGTACATTGACTGGTTTGGCAGTAAGCACCAAGAAACCCTGAAAGTACTACTGCAAGAAACAATGAGTCTAGGTATCATTGTTTCATCCTGCTACCCGTGTTATAGTGGCAAGTCAtaaatcacagcaaaataaaGGTTTGGAGCACAAAGGAGCTCTGTGTTGTTCTGCTAGCGTTTCCCAGATAGCTTAAACAGCACCGTGGCAGGAAAGGCTCAGTGGTTTGTCTGCAGGTGTCTTGTCTGCCTGActggttgttttctgtttccagaaGTCTCCAACatgaaaatcaatgaaaaccaaaacacctGCCTCCATATGATAATTTACATTGTGCAGTTGAATGTTGGGTGACTGGCTTTAAGGGTCCTGAATGTTCTCACAATAAGTGATGTGGTCGTTTGTACCAAAGGTAGAACAGTTTTAGTTATTTCACATGTGAGATTTCTGGAACTGCAGAGTCTGGTGATACTTCTCTGTGAGTTCGTCACAACCTGTTTCAcgtacaagtagtcatgtgagCTATTGTTACTATTGATTGTAACCCCTTTAAAGCACGAGgatttgtatgtaaaaatgcACTTGTTTATTTCCATCTTTCCCAGCTGCCACATGAGGTCACAAAGGCTGCATTAGGCGACTTGTGTTAGCCTTGGTTATGAGAACACGACGAGACGCCTGCACACACTGGGAAAGCTGAGCAGCCATATCAGAACCAAAGAgttttcactgtcactgttgtACATCCTTAAGCAGCCGTAGGCAGGATTTTCCTCGCCTGTTCTCTCACCCTAGTGACAGATTTGAGCGCTGTCCCAccatccaccaccacctcttTGGTCTCAGAACTCACTGAACAGACTCTGCTGTTGACAAAGCACTGGACAAAGAGACGGAAAGTGATCTCACTGCCAAATCTCGACAGCAGGGATAgactgtctctttctttttttcataacGGTCCTGAGAGGTGGAACAAAGTCTCAGTTTTGGCAGCAGAGATCGCAACAAGTCCTGAACTTTGTTTTGAGTTCAAAGTCATTATGCGCTCATTACCAAATGTATTGCTATTTTAAAGtaacaaagaaatgaataataacCGGTATAGCTTCAGATTAAAGCCTGCAAGGCATTCAGGAGGGatttataaataaattacaCTCTAAATACCCATTTGTGAGTGATAAATAGCTCTTTATACTATATATGGGCCAATAAACTTCAGTGTAGttttttttgctcagttttAAACATGATTTATAGAAAATGTATACCTGTAGATGTACATCCTTCCTCCCAGGGGCCAGATGTTTTGTTCCCCAGCAAAAATGGTTGTCTTCTAGTGTATAGTCTTCTTCCCTCGTACCTATTTGTCTCAGTATAGATACTCAGCAAGTGTTTTATTGATACCCTACATGTAATAAATAATCACACTGCAATCTACAGGCTGTAATTCAAAGTGTTCCCTAATAAACATGGATGAATAATTTATTTACCCTCTGCCAATCCAGAACCACCTAAGGCACCAGATCCATAATAGAAGTTCTAAGTTCAAACATCTGTTTCTAGCAGTTCTGGTACTTTCTGTGTGAGAACAACCTCTCTCCCAATCTttccgtcttcctcctctgctgttcagAGATTAATGGATTTCTCTCAGCACAGTCAGGAGTAGggtctgtgtttttcatctttggGTGTGCCCTGTCTTGCTTAGATTACTGCCCCTGATACTTCAGCTTAGATACAAAAGCGAATCCGGCTTCCTTTGTCCagggtattttttttattcagctgGCAAACAGGCGCATTGTCAGATTTTGGCGTTCCATTCAGAGGGTCGTCAAGGAAAGACAAGAGACTTTCGGGAAGAATAGGGACGACGAACACAAATGGCCTGCAAGAGGAGCTTTGTTCTAggcaaagcacacacacaaacacacacacacacacacacacacacacacacacacacacactgtcaaaaaCACCCCCTATCTTTATAGGCTCAGACCAAGGACCAAACAGCTTTCTGCATTGGAAAGATGTTCCTTTCTTTCTGCAATACCACAACCACAGATAGTCTCTCTGTAGTTTATGGTCAGTGGATGCCCGTGAATGCTTGTGTTCAGCTCAGTTGTTCTATGTCTCTGAGCTTTAGAAAATACAACGATGAATTCAATATCTGACTTTTCACTCTCATTTGAAGCCTTTAAACCTGATCCTCTGTGTTTACTGAGAATACTTGCAGCACGTGAGTATGCCTCTCAGCTTCTGTAAAGGACTACTCTCCCAAATCTCTTTGGACTCTATGAATGGGCAGCTTGGTTCTGCGTGAACTGGTGTGACCTCTCCTGTAGCGAGTTGCACCAAACCATACCAGAGGGCGCTGCACTGGCAGTCGGGCAAGGCCACATATACCCTCGCCTGTCGCCTGTCTCCGTCTCCTAAAGCCCCAACACAATGAAAAGTTTATAGCTCCCTTCTTGGCCTCATTATTCCTCCTCTTCGCACAAGCTCTCAGTGCTTTAGTACTGCGCTCTGCTTGATAggaaacacatttctctcctcaACGCTACTGCCGTGTTGGCAGTAAGTCAGCCGGACTGTCAGACTCTCTATTAGGAATCGGTGTCTTGCAGTGTGGCAGAGGGAAGGATAAACAGTGACCCGGCGATGGCACTCTCTCATCAGGACGTTAACTTTTATTACAGTTGAACTCAGGTCGCCTCTCATCCTGCATTCATTTCTTGCCTCGCTTCCGCTcagcttcatcctcctcctgccgAAGGTTTTAAGCAGTTTAGCAGCCACTGTAACAAGTGGGAAACAGCTTTAGTGAATTGCGCAATAACAGTGCAAACGAGGTATGAGGTGGGGTTTTATGAAAAGGCTGAAAAAGtaacagaaagaaagggaaagttAAAGGAGTGACGGAAAGAGAGCAAACAACCTTAACTGTGAGAAACAAATGTGATGAGGAAGGACTTCGCCTCCCCCTGTTGTTCCGTTAACTGACAGGGCTGCAGGTGTCGGGGGGGTCGGGACGGCTTGCTCTGTTTGCTTGGCCTGTCCCCAATTTCCTtggtcactcactcactgaaaCGTGATCTCTGGTGTTTTTAATACAGGTTTCACACAACCTCACCCTTTTCCTCCCATTGTTTCCAGCTGAGAAGTAGACTTAATAAAAGTTATACTGCTCATCTGTAATTTCAGAGAGTCACATCATCCAAAGGGCATTAGTGTAGTTATCCCAAATCTCCTTCTATTGCCAATAAGATGACTCTCAGTTTGGCCTTGTACTGAGTCTTAAAGCCTTTAATCTTactttaaatgcattttcacCTTGCAATGTTTACCTAAACCTAAACATGAACCTTGCAGCAACCAGAACTAGGCACAGCACTCCCGTCAAGCTTTGGTTTTCACCATGTCCGAAAAGGGTGTGCCTGGAGCTGGAACAAAAGCTCAGAGGGaggtgtctttttttcttttcttttagccTTCACATAAACAAAACCAGGAGCAGAAGTGTATGGAATGGATTGAACGGTTTATAGCTCTGCAGACattagcatgtccagctaactagcttactgcAGTCGCCTAACCCAGCGTTATTTCCAAGGCCAAGGAGCATTTCGTTAACGAACTACATTTTGTGAAGTTTCAGGTTATGCTATCTCAGATAGCGTTGCGTTCGTTaacacacaccttttctcatgtaatgttaaaagtaaaacatactgtttgaaaatatgaacaataaaTCATTAACCTCTGTCTTGCTTGTCCAAGTATGTTATGTTAGAATAAAATAAGAGTCTTACATTTTTCCATATAATGCTAGTACAAACTAGGTCTACACAGCAATACGAGAGTACATAGCATATCTTGTAGATATACTGGCCGGGCATTAAGCTTCAGCCTCAGTCTTAGCACGATATCATGCATGTAtccatcaagtgcatatttacaTCATATTTATGTCAGCTGGAAATGTTGAAAACTCTGAAAATGACTAAAGCAGACATTTTTGCAATAGTAGCtactataaaacaaaaactccaTTAATAGACAGTATTTCTCCTGcgtctatctgtctatctgtcttaGCTTTTCAGACATAATGTTGTCCTGCACACCTTCCCCACTCTTTCATGTCGGAGCGTAGCAGCAGTCGCTCTGCAAACACCCAGTAAATTCCTGAACAAAAGTTCCATCTGTTGACAGGCATGGGAACCTGGGATTCCTCTTTGTCGCTGCTAAATCTAATTTACAGACTCATAAGGCTGGCGCTATGGcttatttttgttgtgtgatgtttttgtagGAGCTTATTGGCACAGgcttctgtgctgctgtattgACTACATGTGATAGGTGGTCTGAGCAGCATCTTGTAAAACTGAAGACTGCTGCTTTACTGGGAGACTGGGTGGCCTCTGTGTTCTTTACCTTCATAtgtggtgtttttgtgattCTACTCCTTTTGTGGAGGTTTGACCCCCCTCACTCAAAAACAGGTGTCAAATgtatattaaacaaaacagtgtACAAAGTTCTGTGGTTTTAATTTTCACTTCAGACACGACTTCTAACGAAAGAGAgtatatttcatttaaacatttttatattaagaaTTCAAcctattgttgttgttgttgtcaactTTGAGAGGCCACCATCACCCCTCTTCATTTCTCACCCTTTGCTGTGTAGTGTAGTGGGAGAGCGCCCCCCCCAGGACTGACAGTTAGCTCAGTTATCGcccttatttctctttttcGGTGTGTTTAAGCTCTCTGTTGGTTCAGACAGATGACATGCAGCTCTTCTGTTCACAGGTATGGAATGGACTGTCTTATTCAGTTTGAGGACTTTGCAAATGTTAATGCTTTCCGGCTGCTGAGCAAATACCGCAACAAGTACTGCACGTTCAACGATGACATCCAAGGTAAGttaacaacagacagacagacagacacacacacacacacgcacacacacacacacacatcttcactgTCCATCTAACCCATTcactcatttttctttcataaaaccACATGATCAGTGTAAACATGAACAATATTTGTACAAATGaatcttgttttttgtttaaagagAGCTAAAACCATATTTTCCCTGAAccatcaaaaaaagaaagaatagaaaTGTGACATGCAAGTtgtacatttgatttgtttgaggAATACGTCACTCAAGTATTTGTTTaagtatttgtttgtctgattTTACTAAATATTGGCATTATTGTGCACATGTAAATGTATTCTGATACTATATGAATAACTGAATGCAACCTTTTTTCATCAACTAATTAAAGATATAGACATTCAGACATACAGATAAAGATGTAGATATAGGTGTGTAAAcagtaaaaattaaaatattgttttacacATACCCATAAAATACAATTGTGCATATCATACACAGACACGGCGCATGTGAAATGCTAGCATATTAGCATGAATGAATGCCGACATTAATTATCTACAATGTTTTCATCTGGAGCAGCATTTGTTAGCAGCAGCTAATAGGGTTTAGCCCTCGGTTTCACATCGGTTTCACATCTCAGGCTGTGTGCAGGCTGCTCCAAccttttttaagtgtgtgtcaAAGCCGGACTACACACTTACTCTTTGGGCCTGGGATAGCGTGAACACATTCTCCTTTGCATGCAAAACGGAGACCCactgtttaaacatttttagGGGATTAACTGTAGTGTTAGTGCAGTAAATACAACAATTTACAGAGCATTCCTTAGACTTTTGTAACACCACAATTGTTATGAATAAATCATTTCACCATattgttgttatatatataataatatagatGTGTTTAAATTCAGGAAATATTTTTCTCATAgatttagttttatgttttttatttgtctatATTTTTATGTTCATTATCTGCCATAAAGCAGGAAAACATTGGATTCCTTAATATCTGTCTCCCTCAGTTACTCTGCTCTATCACTCTTGAGCCCACAGCGGTAACGTGAGTGTCAAACATGCTATGGAGACTTATGGATCAGCGAGAGTGTGTTAAACTAAAGTGTTGATGTTGCTCTGTAATGCTCCTCAGGCACCGCTGCGGTGGCAGTAGCTGGACTCCTGGCCGCTCTCCGCATCACCAAGAGCAAAATGTCCGACCACACCATTGTGTTCCAGGGTGCAGGGGAGGTATGTGCAGCACTACTTAAAGCGAAGTGAAGTACAGTGTGTTTGATtcgcattttatttttgtgttagAGGTTTATCTGTGACATGCTAAACTGTAGTGGATGAGATTTCGCGTGTGGTTGGCATGTGTGCCAAAGCCGGTATGGAGATGTCATGATGCcgccccccctctcttttctccctccctcttgtcTTGCTCCCAGGCAGCGATGGGGATTGCTGAGCTGATCACCATGGCCATGGAGAAGGAGGGACTCGCCAAGGACGAGTGTTTGAAAAAGATCTGGATGGTTGATTCCAAGGGTCTCATTGTCAAGGTGTCTTGATCAaatcctcaacacacacacacacacacacacacacacacacacacacacacacacatatatataaatacactaaTCTAATGTAATCTGACCACTATAGCTGACCAGAATGAACGGTCCAGTAGGAAGTTAGAATAATAAATCCTGAAAATCACAGAACAGATTGGTGTTATCTCAGATAAAGAATCTGTATGGGTGGATTGACATCGAGTTACGCCCACAGTAAAGACAAAGCATTTCCCATGGTTCATTAATTTATATGACAGAGCTCTTTCCTTTGAATCACTGCAAAGGACTCTACAGGAGATGCACATCTGTTACACATCTGCTTTGTCCACCATATCCATGTtattcatccctccctccacctcttcctcctcttcaatGTCTTCAACTGCAAcgttctctctcccctctcccctccatcccacCTCTCCTGCAtattcatctcttttctctttttttcctctccttctctctctctcgcgaTTCACAATGTCTGGTGTTTCCGCAGATGGTTTCATGTCTTTAACGtccccctcctcgtcctctccaAATCCTTAGGGCCGAGACCACCTGACTCATGAGAAGGAGAGGTTTGCTCATGAGCACCCACAGATGCAGAAACTGGAGGATGTGGTTCAGGAGCTGAAACCCACAGCTATCATTGGTAAAACATTTAGATGTTTCACAAGATATCCAGTTAGCCATGTTGAGGCTACTGTCCGTTTTGAACAGATGGTCAGACTGCGTGGTGTTAGATAGATGACACTGATGGATTGGATGCAAGGGATCATTGAAAGAAAGTACACTTGCAGACTTGAGTGAGAATTTAAGGTCATATGGGGAAAGCTGAACATGAGTGTGTTTAAAGTGAAAGACGGAAAAGGTTAGAAGAGCTCCTAAAGAAGCCGTGCTAAATGGAAGATGCACATTGACGGCTTTCTGTCTCAGGTGTGGCGGCTGTAGCCGGAGCCTTCACTGAGCAGATCATCAGGGACATGGCTTCCTTCAATGAACGCCCAATCATCTTCGCCCTCAGCAATCCGACCAGCAAAGCCGAATGCACTGCTGAGCAGTgttacacactcacagaggtACTCACTCAGGACACTCTTCATCCCAGTCAAATTCCCATACGTGATTTCAAGTGAATGATACTTTTATATGTTGCTAAACCACGTGGTGCTGCAGGGGCGGTGCATCTTTGCCAGCGGCAGCCCATTTGAGCCTGTCACCCTGCCTGATGGGAGGACATTCTACCCTGGCCAGGGAAACAACGCCTACATCTTCCCCGGTGTGGGCCTGGGCGTTACCACCTGCGCCGCCCGACATATCTCTGAGGAGATCTTCCTCGCTGCAGCAGAGGTAGCACTCAGACCTGCACAGTATACACACaccctttattattattatttattacttattaaatgaatgcatgaacTGGTATGATCAACTGTGCCTGAAGTCTCAGTAAGACCATacctatgtatgtgtgtaatgaATGCCCGGAGCCTTTCATGGTACATTATTGACAGTGAAGTATTCACATCTTTTACTTCGATAAATACCGGACTGTAAAATAACTAATAAGTAAAAGTCTGGCATTAAAATGTTACGTAAAAGTATGCAAATAGCCTAACATTAGTGAAgagtactcaatgcagaaaaaatggcccctgtgggTTTTATACTTCTTTATATTGTATCGCTGGATTATTAatactattatttattattactgatgcataaaTGTGCAAGACGCATTTTAatgaggtggagctaattgtagcgactttatatactgttggcaGTTGGCAAGATAAAAGAATAATTTCATAATCTCatcatatgttttatatgtgaaatatgaattattaaCTCTAGCTAttaataaatgtcaaataaagcaagtcaaagttgtacttaagtgcagtagttgagtaaatgtacttagttacattccacagACCACATTTAAAACTTTCAACACCCATAATTTCCTTTTTCCCCCAGTTGGTCACCTTTTTAGAGTCAAAATGTGACACGAAACAGTTCACACCGCcgatctctgtctctctgtctatgtcAGGAACTTAGCTGGGAGTAATCGGACTCCTGCAACAAATGTTCGCATGTTCTTTGATTCCCTTCTCCACCGTAATGTGAGCTGTGTGTTTAACAGGCTCTTGCTCACCTGGTGACAGAGAAGGACCTGGCTGAGGGGAGGCTGTAtcctcccctcagctctatcAGGAACGTCTCTCTCACACTGGCGGTCAAGGTGAGAGCTCAGTGTGCACACAATAAAGAGCAGATGTACCtttactgtgtctgtctgagtccAGTTGTACGGGGGCTTGTTGAACTGCAAAGCCTTTAATTTCCCAAAACCTGTGCCTTACAGATCATAGAGTACGCCTATGAGCACAACATGGCGACACTTCGCCCGGAGCCGTCCGACAAAGAAGCGTACGTGCACTCCCTCACCTACAGCACTGACTATGATGAGTTTGCTGTGGACTCGTACAGCTGGCCAGAGGACAGCATGACTGTGCAGTCATGCAAACTTTAATGCACtggacagagggacagaatgAGCCCTGGAGGGGCGAGGTAACTACTGACATACAATATCATCACAGGACGTGATGTCGGGTTATGGAAGAGGCTGTGTGTAGAATCTTTCTCATGAATATATTACTGTGAAATTAATGGCGACAACACATGTAGAGTTATTGTGCTCCACGTCTTTGGTGGCTCCCTCTCCAGCAGTGAAAAGGAAATCCAGTTTAAGACATAGTGAATTTATAAATCACTGAAAAGAGGGAAACTGAAAGCAGTTTGCAGAACTTATTGAAAGTTGTTAGCACATAACATTTATGATAACATATTGGGGGAAAGTCCTTCAGAGGTTGCTTTTAGTTGTACTGTGATAGGCAGTTGCTTATAATCCAAAAACTCtttgtcaaataaaaatggTTTTGATTAATGTTTTCCATGTCTGATTCCTACATTTGTACTGACAAAAAGACAAGGATATGTTGAGCGTTAGACTGGGATATGAAAGGGACTTCTAATAAATATATTAGACTTTTTAAAGTAGCCTCCATGTTGTTTCTCACAGACATCCTGTACAAGAGTTCttctcactgacacacactttgGTGTCACTCTGCAGCTTTATCATCAGTGCAAGACTGAATGTATAGACTGTTCATTTCGTGTCTCTGCGACTCCACTTGCCTTGATAAGCGTCATACTTCATCTCTTGTTTGCTTTACTGTGAGTGACCAACTAGAAAATGCTCTGCAAGGTGTTTCTGAAAGGCATCTTATGGTCTGGCTCCCTCCAGAGGCCGACTTATGTCATTACAATACGATTAGCAGCTTATCTTAATATGGCTTCATTATCAACTCTATGtgcaaatgtgttgttttttgtagtttttttaacagtaaactAAGTAACCCTATTGAGACTCAATCTGTATGTACCATTATACAATATCAGTCTCCA harbors:
- the me1 gene encoding NADP-dependent malic enzyme, which gives rise to MHKSEDKRRTFVYTKKRGYDVTRNPHLNKGMAFSLKERLQLGTHGLLPPCFISQDVQHLRVLKNYEMKRDDLDRYVFLMGLQDRSEKLFYRVLTSDIERFMPIIYTPTVGLACQQYGLIFRRPRGLFITIHDRGHIATMLQNWPEKDIRAVCVTDGERILGLGDLGCCGMGIPVGKLALYTACGGMPPQQCLPVMLDVGTDNEALLKDPLYIGLRHKRVRGQAYDDLLDEFMKAVSDRYGMDCLIQFEDFANVNAFRLLSKYRNKYCTFNDDIQGTAAVAVAGLLAALRITKSKMSDHTIVFQGAGEAAMGIAELITMAMEKEGLAKDECLKKIWMVDSKGLIVKGRDHLTHEKERFAHEHPQMQKLEDVVQELKPTAIIGVAAVAGAFTEQIIRDMASFNERPIIFALSNPTSKAECTAEQCYTLTEGRCIFASGSPFEPVTLPDGRTFYPGQGNNAYIFPGVGLGVTTCAARHISEEIFLAAAEALAHLVTEKDLAEGRLYPPLSSIRNVSLTLAVKIIEYAYEHNMATLRPEPSDKEAYVHSLTYSTDYDEFAVDSYSWPEDSMTVQSCKL